The Mycobacterium seoulense genome has a window encoding:
- a CDS encoding enoyl-CoA hydratase → MSTETPVLTVDYAHVRVVTLNRPAARNALDRALVEAAYAAFTEADAEGSVRAVVLTGTDPAFCAGVDLREAQRHGAEYFSIFESHNCVAATASMRTPIIGAINGAVFTGGLEMALGCDFLIASERAVFADTHIRVGILPGGGMTARLPLLVGPAIARRMSMTGEVIGATRAERIGLVTEVVPHEQLMDRALELARQIADVPERTMLGLKELYSTGAATVINPALAAEQRIGQAYVGGFDNIEDPLRAVTERNKSQLT, encoded by the coding sequence GTGAGCACCGAAACACCGGTTTTGACAGTCGATTACGCTCACGTACGAGTCGTGACGCTAAATCGGCCTGCCGCTAGGAACGCACTCGACCGCGCACTGGTCGAGGCGGCGTACGCGGCGTTCACTGAGGCTGACGCCGAAGGCTCGGTGCGCGCGGTGGTGCTCACCGGCACCGACCCGGCGTTTTGCGCCGGGGTGGATCTCAGGGAGGCCCAGCGGCACGGCGCTGAGTACTTCTCCATCTTCGAATCGCACAACTGTGTCGCCGCGACGGCGAGCATGCGAACGCCGATCATCGGGGCCATTAATGGTGCCGTGTTCACCGGCGGGCTCGAAATGGCCCTGGGCTGTGACTTTCTCATCGCATCCGAACGAGCGGTCTTCGCCGACACGCACATTCGAGTAGGGATCCTGCCCGGCGGCGGGATGACAGCGCGGTTGCCGCTGTTGGTCGGTCCGGCCATCGCGCGGCGCATGTCAATGACCGGAGAAGTCATCGGGGCGACTCGCGCCGAGCGGATCGGGCTGGTAACGGAAGTCGTGCCGCACGAACAATTGATGGACCGCGCGCTCGAGCTGGCGCGACAGATTGCCGACGTGCCGGAGCGAACGATGTTGGGCCTCAAGGAACTCTATTCCACTGGAGCCGCCACAGTGATCAACCCCGCTTTGGCGGCAGAGCAGCGGATAGGGCAGGCATACGTCGGGGGCTTCGACAATATCGAAGACCCGTTACGAGCGGTAACCGAACGCAACAAGAGCCAGCTCACGTAG
- a CDS encoding nitroreductase family protein, which yields MNLTGNPDEVVAEFTKRVTAGTLTTGLTTFGIDRVREVLRLPVTIVPMSAIYLGVPAKKLSAPRRRPAMSVTFRDRFGNSW from the coding sequence ATGAACTTGACCGGGAATCCGGACGAGGTGGTGGCCGAGTTCACTAAACGGGTGACCGCGGGCACACTGACCACGGGTCTGACCACGTTCGGTATCGACCGGGTTCGGGAAGTACTGAGATTGCCCGTCACGATCGTGCCGATGTCCGCCATCTACCTCGGCGTTCCCGCCAAAAAGCTCTCCGCGCCGCGTCGACGTCCGGCGATGTCGGTGACGTTCCGCGACCGGTTCGGCAACTCCTGGTAA
- a CDS encoding cytochrome P450, producing the protein MMENTFDTSTLRYDPYDPELDVDPYPMWRRLRDEAPLYYNELYDFYALSRFADVKDASTDWDTYRSGKGTVLEMIKSGAPVPPGLILFEDPPEHDRHRGLLARVFTPRRVAEIEPKVRAYCARALDPMVERGGFDFIADLGAEVPMRTIGMMLGMAESDQVKNRQRVEEGFSAAGEGSDWIMEILDPETFGEYIDYRTKNPSDDLMTDLINATYSDSDGVVRHLDKETMMTYIGLLAAAGNETTVRLIGWAGKVLAEHPDQRRELVADPSLIPDAIEELLRYETPSPVNARTLARDVELYGVTAPAGSVMILLHGAANRDERMFAEPDRFDIHRANKKSHLAFGHGIHFCLGAHLARLEARVALEEVLKRFPEWQVDWDNAVQAHTSTVRGWENLPVVAG; encoded by the coding sequence ATGATGGAAAACACATTCGACACCTCCACTCTCCGTTACGACCCCTACGATCCCGAACTCGACGTAGATCCGTATCCGATGTGGCGTCGCCTCAGGGATGAGGCGCCGCTGTACTACAACGAGCTGTACGACTTCTATGCCTTGAGTCGCTTCGCTGACGTGAAGGACGCCAGCACGGACTGGGACACGTACCGGTCAGGTAAAGGCACCGTCCTGGAGATGATCAAGAGTGGCGCGCCCGTTCCGCCGGGCTTGATCCTTTTCGAGGATCCGCCAGAGCATGATCGGCACCGCGGTCTGCTGGCGCGAGTCTTTACGCCGCGTCGTGTCGCGGAGATCGAGCCGAAGGTTCGCGCGTACTGTGCGCGCGCGCTGGACCCGATGGTTGAACGCGGCGGATTCGACTTCATCGCCGACCTTGGCGCCGAGGTGCCGATGCGCACCATCGGAATGATGCTGGGCATGGCCGAGTCCGATCAGGTCAAGAATCGTCAGCGCGTGGAGGAGGGATTCAGCGCCGCGGGCGAAGGCAGCGATTGGATCATGGAGATCCTAGACCCGGAGACATTCGGCGAATACATCGACTACCGAACCAAGAACCCCTCAGACGACCTGATGACGGACCTGATCAACGCGACCTACAGCGACTCCGACGGTGTCGTGAGACACCTCGACAAAGAGACGATGATGACCTACATCGGGTTGCTGGCCGCCGCTGGCAACGAGACGACGGTGCGTCTGATCGGCTGGGCGGGAAAGGTGTTGGCCGAACATCCCGATCAGCGACGCGAGCTGGTCGCCGACCCCAGCTTGATACCCGATGCGATCGAAGAACTCCTGCGCTATGAGACGCCCTCGCCGGTGAATGCACGCACCCTTGCTCGTGACGTCGAGCTCTACGGCGTCACGGCGCCGGCAGGTAGCGTGATGATTCTGCTTCACGGAGCAGCCAACCGCGACGAGAGGATGTTCGCCGAGCCGGACCGCTTCGACATCCACCGCGCCAACAAGAAGTCGCACCTCGCGTTCGGGCACGGTATCCACTTCTGTTTGGGTGCCCATCTGGCCCGACTCGAGGCCCGCGTCGCGTTGGAAGAGGTGCTCAAACGTTTCCCAGAGTGGCAGGTCGACTGGGACAACGCGGTGCAGGCACACACCTCCACGGTTCGCGGGTGGGAAAACCTACCCGTGGTCGCTGGCTGA
- a CDS encoding mycofactocin-coupled SDR family oxidoreductase, protein MSDFFAGKVAFITGAARGQGRAHAVRLAGHGVNIIAADICRDLPGMDYPNATQADLDETRDLVESAGAKIVTGIADVADQAALKAVLDDGLAHFGRLDIAIANAGIVRYSPDDDPIVTWNDIINTNLTGVWNTCFLARQPLIDGGRGGSIVITSSSAGIKGTGTHMTGALAYTAAKRGIVGLMQCLALDLAPHNIRVNTIHPTGVVSGMTMNDAMAQMVASGDPGLLAMQNALPIEILQPDDIADAVEWLVSEKAKYVTGIALPIDAGFTVR, encoded by the coding sequence ATGTCTGACTTTTTTGCCGGCAAGGTCGCGTTCATCACCGGCGCGGCCCGCGGCCAGGGCCGCGCACATGCTGTGCGGCTCGCCGGCCACGGCGTGAACATCATCGCGGCAGACATATGTCGCGATCTGCCGGGCATGGATTATCCGAACGCGACTCAAGCTGATCTCGACGAAACCCGAGATCTGGTGGAAAGCGCCGGCGCCAAGATCGTGACGGGCATCGCCGACGTCGCCGACCAGGCAGCTTTGAAGGCCGTGCTCGACGACGGACTCGCCCACTTCGGTCGCCTCGACATCGCCATCGCCAATGCCGGCATCGTGCGCTACAGCCCAGACGACGACCCGATCGTCACCTGGAACGACATCATCAACACCAATTTGACCGGCGTCTGGAACACCTGTTTCCTGGCCCGCCAACCCCTCATCGATGGCGGTCGAGGAGGCTCCATCGTCATCACCAGCTCATCAGCCGGAATCAAGGGCACCGGCACGCACATGACTGGTGCTCTGGCATACACCGCGGCCAAACGCGGCATCGTCGGGCTCATGCAATGCCTTGCCTTGGACTTGGCTCCGCACAACATCAGGGTCAACACCATTCACCCGACCGGCGTGGTCAGCGGAATGACGATGAACGACGCGATGGCGCAGATGGTCGCGTCCGGCGACCCAGGACTGCTGGCGATGCAAAACGCCCTGCCGATCGAAATCTTGCAACCCGACGACATCGCCGACGCCGTCGAGTGGCTGGTGAGCGAGAAGGCCAAGTACGTCACCGGCATCGCTCTGCCCATCGACGCCGGCTTCACCGTGCGCTGA
- a CDS encoding carboxymuconolactone decarboxylase family protein produces the protein MSVSTTKVDAEERRRRGMALYRDIMAVEPTEPATPRAATLIDFVFAEIWSRPGIDLRSRRLIAVSCAAGADAHSTLADHFYAALKTSQFTVDELDEFILHFAVYCGWPKAEVTETILKEQLVRLHAEGVAVVSRRLPQPLSAAPADQELRKLGGEQCFREVNCCDAPPRGVPYYESGILNFVFGELWRRPGLNRRDRRWITLACVGLDDTIIPIQSHVYSAMKSGDITYDEMRELVLQFAAHSGWPKAQFMQQSVDEMYERINGEASIEPWREDGLDGTGPA, from the coding sequence ATGAGCGTCAGCACGACAAAAGTGGACGCCGAGGAACGGCGCCGACGGGGCATGGCGTTGTATCGCGACATCATGGCTGTTGAGCCGACCGAGCCAGCAACTCCGAGGGCAGCCACCCTGATCGACTTCGTGTTCGCCGAGATCTGGTCACGTCCCGGAATCGACCTTCGTTCCCGCCGACTGATTGCCGTGAGCTGCGCTGCAGGTGCCGACGCACACAGCACGCTTGCCGACCACTTCTACGCCGCGCTGAAGACGAGCCAGTTCACGGTCGATGAACTCGACGAGTTCATCCTGCACTTTGCGGTGTACTGCGGCTGGCCGAAGGCTGAGGTCACCGAGACGATTCTGAAGGAGCAACTGGTTCGGCTGCACGCCGAGGGCGTCGCTGTAGTTTCTCGGCGTCTCCCGCAGCCACTCAGCGCAGCACCAGCCGACCAGGAACTCCGTAAACTAGGCGGCGAGCAGTGTTTTCGAGAGGTGAATTGCTGCGATGCGCCGCCGCGGGGTGTCCCCTACTACGAGAGCGGCATCCTCAATTTCGTCTTCGGTGAGCTGTGGAGGCGCCCAGGGCTGAACCGACGCGACCGCCGCTGGATCACCTTGGCGTGCGTGGGACTGGACGACACCATCATCCCCATTCAGTCACACGTGTATTCGGCCATGAAGTCCGGTGACATCACCTACGACGAAATGCGCGAGTTGGTGTTGCAGTTCGCTGCTCACTCTGGATGGCCGAAAGCGCAGTTCATGCAGCAGTCGGTGGACGAAATGTACGAGCGGATCAACGGGGAGGCCTCGATCGAGCCGTGGCGAGAAGACGGTCTCGACGGCACGGGTCCGGCGTAA
- a CDS encoding phosphotransferase family protein: protein MADDVAVEYVDIPTKVRLRDMGAVRPAIEAWLRRRVGDDLEVHKVDQPDTAGVANETLMISATCALNGECEEASYVMRVGATEHLFMGMDVKTHYLIYEKLSQEPQIPSPPVVGYEPDTRVFGQPFFVMERVEGQVPPDNPPFNVSGWVVELPPQSQHELWRGAIEVMAELHGLDPAEFSFLARPNLGRTGLEQELNHWLAYAKWCGGDELPMVKRASEWLVTNLPQGAPPGFSWGDARPQNIIYQGTSVAAVLDWDMVSLAGPECDLAWWTYTDHAVTTARGLPRPAGFGSRRDAINLWQELIGRPAEHLDWHLVLNALRITLVMVRLPAMLLATGQLTPDQARQLNESGNMDWLDGLLDGPPPPRFGSRWSGWDD, encoded by the coding sequence ATGGCCGACGACGTGGCTGTCGAATACGTCGACATCCCCACAAAAGTTCGGCTTCGCGATATGGGTGCGGTCCGGCCGGCAATCGAGGCATGGTTGCGCCGACGCGTCGGAGACGACCTCGAGGTGCATAAAGTGGATCAGCCCGACACCGCTGGCGTCGCCAACGAGACCCTGATGATAAGCGCCACCTGCGCATTGAACGGCGAGTGTGAGGAGGCCAGCTACGTCATGCGAGTCGGCGCGACCGAGCACTTATTCATGGGGATGGATGTAAAGACTCACTACCTGATTTACGAGAAGCTTTCGCAGGAGCCGCAGATCCCGTCGCCACCAGTGGTTGGTTACGAGCCAGACACGAGGGTGTTCGGCCAGCCTTTCTTCGTCATGGAGAGGGTGGAGGGCCAGGTGCCACCGGACAATCCGCCCTTCAACGTGAGTGGCTGGGTAGTCGAACTCCCACCACAGTCGCAGCATGAGTTGTGGCGCGGCGCCATCGAGGTGATGGCCGAACTACACGGGTTGGATCCGGCTGAATTCAGTTTCTTGGCGCGGCCAAACCTGGGCCGCACGGGACTCGAGCAGGAGCTGAACCATTGGCTGGCGTATGCCAAGTGGTGTGGAGGTGATGAGCTTCCAATGGTTAAGCGCGCTTCGGAATGGTTGGTCACAAATCTGCCTCAAGGCGCTCCGCCCGGGTTCTCCTGGGGCGATGCGCGACCCCAGAACATCATCTACCAGGGAACGTCCGTGGCGGCCGTGCTCGATTGGGACATGGTCTCCCTGGCGGGGCCGGAGTGTGACTTGGCCTGGTGGACGTACACGGATCACGCCGTCACCACCGCGCGCGGACTGCCGCGTCCTGCGGGGTTTGGCTCGCGGCGCGACGCGATCAATCTTTGGCAAGAGCTCATAGGTCGCCCGGCTGAACACCTCGACTGGCACCTTGTGCTGAACGCCCTGCGCATCACGCTCGTGATGGTGCGCCTGCCCGCCATGCTGCTGGCGACCGGACAGCTAACGCCGGACCAGGCGCGCCAACTCAACGAGAGCGGCAACATGGACTGGCTGGACGGCCTTCTCGACGGTCCGCCGCCCCCGCGTTTTGGATCGCGCTGGTCCGGGTGGGACGACTAG
- a CDS encoding acyl-CoA dehydrogenase, translating into MSLAITEDHRAFADLAAAVVAARGGMAAARDMLLNPDRPDRWWAADELWKEMASAGWLGLHIDERFGGQGYGLPELTVVMEQLGRAAIGGPFLPTVAASVLMAEFGSEQQQQRWLPRLASGELIAGVSTTNTAIRSDSTITGTNIAVLGDSGSDVYLITVGEDIVLVEDGDAVSVQVGETNDMLTRPLVVLELSAAPVADVLVGAAASAVRTLRLLAAAEAVGGLAACTEMATSYAKDRRQFDRPIGSFQAIKHHCANMLVDSELAVAVTWDAARRHGPEADLAVAMAAGHVLPAYQRVALQNLQIHGGIGYTWEHDAHLFIRRATILLAFCGGREALHDKVIESQRAGVRLHHALDLPPEAQQYRLAAEEFRSELVRADVDSRPKLWARSGYLQPHWPPPFGRGADSVEQLIIEEVLGALGKPHLGLGEWVVPTLLEHGSPEQVERLIWPSLEGELRWCQLFSEPGAGSDAAAVATNAERVEGGWSVTGQKVWTSDAMNCQRGLATVRTDRSAAKHRGITAMIIDLAAPGVEIRPLKEITGATLFNEVFFTDVFVPDRDIVGEVNAGWKVAMATFGNERVSLGGGSVTLPADKLADLLEQYRSGDTGLAREVGALLVESYCLAALNLRRAARAVFDSGSTIEGNIAKLYGAEHAQRVAELALCIVTPAVLVGEQAEVVHDYLYSRCLTIAGGTSEIIRNLIAERILGLPRDPLLA; encoded by the coding sequence GTGTCTTTGGCGATAACGGAAGACCACCGCGCCTTCGCGGACCTCGCCGCGGCGGTGGTGGCTGCGCGCGGGGGCATGGCGGCTGCGCGCGACATGCTGCTGAATCCGGACCGACCTGACCGTTGGTGGGCCGCAGACGAGCTTTGGAAGGAGATGGCCTCGGCGGGCTGGCTCGGCCTGCACATCGACGAGCGGTTCGGGGGCCAAGGCTACGGCCTTCCCGAGCTCACGGTGGTGATGGAACAGCTCGGCCGCGCCGCTATCGGTGGGCCGTTCCTGCCGACGGTGGCTGCATCGGTGCTAATGGCCGAGTTCGGCAGCGAACAGCAGCAACAACGCTGGCTTCCCCGTCTCGCGTCGGGCGAGCTGATCGCAGGCGTCAGTACGACCAACACTGCGATTCGGTCGGATTCGACCATCACGGGAACAAACATCGCGGTTCTCGGTGACTCCGGCAGCGACGTCTACCTCATCACCGTCGGTGAAGACATCGTGCTGGTCGAAGATGGCGACGCCGTTTCCGTCCAGGTCGGCGAAACAAACGACATGCTCACCCGCCCGCTAGTCGTCCTAGAACTATCCGCTGCCCCCGTCGCCGACGTGCTGGTCGGTGCTGCTGCCAGCGCCGTGCGCACGCTTCGGCTGCTGGCGGCGGCCGAGGCGGTTGGCGGCTTGGCCGCTTGCACCGAAATGGCGACCAGCTATGCCAAGGATCGACGACAGTTCGATCGGCCCATCGGGTCGTTTCAGGCGATCAAGCACCACTGCGCGAACATGCTGGTCGATTCGGAACTGGCCGTTGCGGTCACCTGGGATGCAGCCCGCAGGCACGGACCAGAAGCCGACCTGGCGGTGGCCATGGCGGCCGGACATGTGCTGCCGGCCTATCAGCGCGTCGCGCTGCAAAATCTTCAGATCCACGGCGGCATCGGATACACCTGGGAGCACGACGCCCATCTCTTCATTCGCCGGGCCACAATCTTGCTGGCGTTCTGTGGCGGGCGAGAAGCATTGCACGACAAGGTCATCGAATCGCAACGCGCTGGGGTGCGACTGCATCACGCGCTAGATCTGCCGCCCGAAGCCCAACAGTACCGGCTGGCCGCCGAGGAGTTCCGGTCGGAGTTGGTGCGGGCCGACGTTGACAGCAGACCCAAGTTATGGGCCCGCAGCGGATATCTGCAGCCGCACTGGCCGCCGCCGTTCGGGCGCGGCGCGGACTCGGTGGAGCAGCTGATCATCGAGGAAGTGCTCGGCGCACTGGGTAAGCCGCACCTCGGACTCGGCGAGTGGGTGGTGCCGACTTTGCTTGAGCACGGTAGCCCGGAGCAGGTCGAGCGGCTGATCTGGCCCAGCCTCGAGGGTGAGCTGCGCTGGTGTCAGTTGTTCAGTGAGCCAGGAGCGGGCTCTGATGCGGCCGCGGTCGCTACCAATGCCGAGCGCGTCGAGGGCGGTTGGTCGGTGACCGGCCAGAAGGTGTGGACAAGCGATGCGATGAATTGCCAGCGGGGTCTGGCCACGGTGCGCACCGATCGCAGCGCAGCCAAGCACCGTGGCATCACCGCCATGATCATCGATCTGGCGGCACCGGGTGTGGAGATCCGCCCCCTGAAGGAGATCACCGGCGCGACGCTGTTCAACGAGGTCTTCTTCACCGACGTCTTCGTCCCCGACCGCGACATTGTCGGTGAGGTGAACGCCGGTTGGAAAGTCGCCATGGCGACCTTCGGCAACGAACGCGTATCCCTCGGTGGTGGTTCAGTGACCCTGCCTGCGGACAAGCTCGCCGATTTGTTGGAGCAGTACCGCAGCGGCGACACAGGCCTCGCGCGTGAAGTCGGCGCCCTACTCGTGGAGTCGTATTGTCTTGCAGCGCTGAATCTCCGGCGGGCGGCCCGAGCGGTATTCGATTCCGGGTCAACGATCGAAGGCAACATTGCGAAGCTATACGGCGCTGAACACGCGCAACGCGTCGCCGAACTGGCTCTTTGCATTGTCACCCCTGCTGTCCTCGTCGGAGAGCAGGCCGAGGTCGTACATGACTACCTGTACAGCCGCTGTCTCACGATCGCCGGCGGGACCTCAGAGATTATCCGCAATCTCATCGCCGAACGCATCCTCGGCCTACCGCGCGACCCACTGCTGGCATAA
- a CDS encoding TetR family transcriptional regulator encodes MRTALLEAALQLFGAYGYDATSTDEIAEAAGVSPRTFFRYFPTKESVLFSGEFDFIRAFGGVYLAQPDSISDFQAMEHSFALLAPALKRIRTRISQYYDAIASSAVLLGREQQNHTANIDVIAKIVAERRGLPAPNEECELLASVGMLLLTRAINRWLNTRGQAVEDLIRQEFAALPGILK; translated from the coding sequence GTGCGCACTGCACTGCTTGAGGCGGCATTGCAGCTCTTCGGTGCATATGGTTATGACGCAACGAGCACCGATGAGATCGCTGAGGCCGCAGGTGTATCCCCCCGGACCTTCTTTCGCTACTTTCCGACCAAGGAATCGGTGCTTTTCTCGGGAGAGTTTGACTTCATCCGCGCGTTTGGTGGTGTCTATCTCGCCCAACCAGACTCAATCTCCGACTTCCAAGCAATGGAGCACTCGTTCGCGCTCCTCGCTCCCGCATTGAAACGCATCCGGACGCGGATCAGTCAGTACTACGACGCCATAGCGTCATCGGCCGTTCTGCTGGGCCGCGAACAACAGAATCACACCGCCAACATTGACGTGATCGCGAAAATTGTCGCCGAGCGGCGCGGCCTTCCGGCGCCGAATGAAGAATGCGAGCTGCTCGCGTCGGTGGGCATGCTGCTGCTCACCCGGGCCATCAACCGGTGGCTGAATACGCGCGGACAGGCCGTTGAGGACCTCATCCGCCAAGAGTTCGCGGCGTTGCCTGGGATCCTCAAGTAG
- a CDS encoding LLM class F420-dependent oxidoreductase, with translation MSDECGGLKIDAASFTDLAGVAEAAQTLERQGYDCCWSPELNHDPFLPLVLAAEHTRTLELGTGIAVAFARNPMTVANLGWDLQSYSQGRFNLGLGSQVKAHIEKRFGMPWSQPARRMREFVLALREIWSCWRNGTKLEFEGDFYTHRLMTPMFTPEPMPYEFPRIFVAAVGDTMTEICGEVADGVLAHSFTTKRYFEEVTTPALLRGLQRAGRERREIQVSCPVFVVTGRDDAELAANAKAMRKQIGFYGSTPAYRKVLDLHGWGELQTELHHQSLQGQWDQMGTLIDDEVLEAFAVVAPLDKLAAKIHDRCDGLIDRVPVSFLSPIGDEATIALVEQLRGAPVD, from the coding sequence ATGAGCGACGAGTGTGGAGGCTTGAAGATCGACGCGGCGTCCTTCACGGATCTTGCGGGCGTCGCGGAAGCTGCCCAAACGCTGGAGCGACAGGGCTACGACTGCTGCTGGTCGCCCGAACTCAACCACGATCCGTTCCTGCCGCTCGTGCTCGCGGCCGAACATACGCGCACCCTTGAGCTCGGAACTGGGATCGCGGTCGCCTTCGCTCGCAACCCGATGACGGTCGCCAACCTTGGGTGGGACCTTCAGTCATACTCGCAGGGCCGCTTCAACTTGGGTCTCGGTTCGCAGGTCAAGGCGCACATCGAAAAGCGGTTCGGCATGCCTTGGAGCCAGCCTGCCCGTCGCATGCGAGAGTTCGTTTTAGCTCTGCGCGAGATATGGTCGTGCTGGCGGAATGGCACCAAACTAGAGTTCGAGGGCGACTTCTATACCCATCGACTTATGACGCCGATGTTCACCCCAGAGCCGATGCCGTATGAGTTCCCGAGAATCTTCGTCGCTGCAGTGGGCGATACGATGACCGAGATCTGTGGAGAGGTCGCCGATGGCGTGCTTGCGCACTCATTCACGACGAAGCGCTACTTCGAAGAGGTGACCACGCCGGCGCTGTTGCGCGGTTTGCAGCGTGCTGGCCGCGAGCGGCGCGAAATACAGGTCTCCTGCCCAGTTTTCGTGGTGACGGGACGCGACGACGCCGAACTAGCCGCCAATGCCAAAGCGATGCGTAAACAGATCGGCTTCTATGGATCGACACCTGCCTATCGCAAAGTGCTGGACCTGCACGGGTGGGGTGAGCTGCAGACCGAACTGCATCACCAGTCTTTGCAGGGGCAGTGGGATCAAATGGGAACACTCATCGATGACGAGGTGTTAGAGGCCTTCGCGGTCGTCGCACCCTTGGACAAACTTGCGGCGAAGATTCACGACCGGTGCGACGGGCTCATCGACCGCGTGCCGGTTAGTTTTCTATCGCCTATCGGTGATGAGGCCACGATCGCTCTGGTTGAGCAGCTACGAGGGGCACCGGTTGATTGA
- a CDS encoding SDR family NAD(P)-dependent oxidoreductase: protein MRVIVTGANSGVGKATAAALAAAGHQVVMACRTPSKGVAAARDMHGDVEVARLDLANLRSVHEFAASIDSVDVLVNNAGVLGVPLTHTADGFEAHMGTNHLGHFALTCLLADRIKNRVVTVSSGTYVMARLHLEDLNWERRAYNAWSAYTESKLATAVFTVELARRGVTAHLADPGISQSAIVSDRSGFAARVVRYLQPRIAQPGDLAARSTVLAAITDLPSPTYWAPRGLLHQWGRPKVVKLNRKACDPETGRRLWDISTALTGCDLPLTRKLP, encoded by the coding sequence ATGAGGGTCATCGTTACGGGTGCCAACAGCGGCGTCGGCAAGGCTACGGCAGCCGCGCTGGCCGCGGCCGGCCACCAGGTGGTGATGGCCTGCCGAACACCGAGCAAGGGCGTGGCCGCCGCGCGTGACATGCACGGCGACGTGGAGGTCGCTCGCCTTGACCTGGCAAACCTGCGCAGCGTGCACGAGTTCGCCGCCTCCATTGACTCGGTCGACGTGCTGGTCAACAACGCCGGTGTACTCGGCGTGCCGCTCACGCACACCGCTGACGGTTTTGAAGCCCATATGGGAACCAATCACCTCGGGCACTTCGCGCTGACCTGCCTGCTGGCCGATCGCATCAAGAACCGTGTCGTGACCGTCTCCAGCGGCACGTACGTGATGGCGAGGCTGCATCTGGAGGACCTGAACTGGGAACGCCGTGCGTACAACGCTTGGTCGGCTTACACCGAATCGAAACTAGCAACCGCCGTGTTCACCGTGGAATTGGCGCGCAGAGGCGTCACCGCACACCTCGCCGACCCCGGTATCAGCCAGAGCGCCATCGTGTCCGACAGGTCCGGCTTCGCCGCGCGGGTGGTCAGGTACCTTCAACCTCGAATCGCCCAGCCCGGCGACCTCGCGGCGCGGTCCACCGTGTTGGCAGCCATCACGGACCTGCCTTCCCCCACGTACTGGGCTCCGCGCGGCCTGCTTCACCAGTGGGGCAGGCCAAAGGTCGTCAAGTTGAATCGCAAGGCCTGCGATCCCGAGACCGGTCGCCGGTTATGGGACATCTCGACCGCACTCACCGGTTGCGATCTGCCACTCACGCGAAAGTTACCTTGA
- a CDS encoding mycofactocin-coupled SDR family oxidoreductase — protein sequence MGRMTGKVVLVTGAARGMGRSHAIRLAEEGADLILVDICSSIDGIGYAMSSAEDLASTVKEVEALGRRVHAARVDVRDRQLMQDVVGTGVERLGHLDGAVSNAGVLTCGTWESTTDKDWRTVLDVNLIGTWNTCLASIPHMLERGGSLVNISSAAGIKGTPLHLPYTASKHGVVGLSMALANELANHAIRVNTVHPTGVETGIEAPRLMEMLSGERQDLGPIFQNAMPTFYIDAVDVSNAVLYLLSDEARFVTGTQLKVDAGVTIR from the coding sequence ATGGGACGCATGACCGGCAAGGTCGTTCTGGTCACCGGCGCAGCACGCGGTATGGGACGCAGTCACGCCATTCGACTGGCGGAGGAGGGAGCCGACCTCATCCTCGTCGACATTTGCAGCTCGATCGATGGAATCGGCTATGCGATGAGCTCGGCCGAAGACCTGGCGAGCACGGTGAAGGAAGTGGAGGCCTTGGGCCGGCGGGTTCACGCCGCTCGCGTCGACGTCCGAGATCGACAGCTGATGCAGGACGTCGTCGGAACGGGTGTTGAGCGACTCGGACATCTCGACGGCGCTGTGTCCAACGCTGGTGTCTTGACTTGTGGAACATGGGAGTCAACGACCGACAAGGATTGGCGAACTGTTCTGGACGTCAACTTGATTGGTACCTGGAACACCTGCCTGGCGTCGATCCCGCACATGCTGGAACGTGGCGGCAGCCTGGTGAACATCAGCTCGGCGGCGGGCATCAAGGGAACTCCATTGCATCTGCCTTACACCGCAAGCAAGCACGGGGTGGTCGGGTTGAGCATGGCGTTGGCCAACGAACTCGCCAATCACGCGATTCGCGTGAACACCGTCCATCCCACCGGTGTCGAAACCGGTATCGAGGCACCGAGGTTGATGGAAATGTTGAGCGGCGAGCGCCAAGATCTGGGGCCGATCTTCCAGAACGCGATGCCGACGTTCTACATCGATGCCGTCGATGTCAGTAACGCCGTGCTCTATCTGCTCTCCGACGAAGCCCGCTTCGTCACCGGCACTCAGTTGAAGGTCGATGCGGGAGTGACGATTCGTTGA